In Carya illinoinensis cultivar Pawnee chromosome 10, C.illinoinensisPawnee_v1, whole genome shotgun sequence, one DNA window encodes the following:
- the LOC122279428 gene encoding uncharacterized protein LOC122279428 isoform X2, whose protein sequence is METDDPLTDDEMGLVELFGYDKLERELILRQNNFSLIPPQYSALNDFRDEMTPEEAYSYSEQVLKSDGFDVSGIPGVSCCHQIQPCNIDYNYDMYKRYSQLAIDEYNRRFKDANAELEFVKVLKVMGQASRGIRYYLTFMAKDLGDGGEIKTYQAVVLDGLDSKTANSFRLKPPEDDRDSGSHGRQWFWENHLCNG, encoded by the exons ATGGAGACGGACGACCCATTGACGGACGACGAGATGGGTCTTGTGGAATTGTTTGGTTACGACAAGCTGGAAAGAGAATTAATCCTCcgccaaaataatttttctttaattccgCCGCAATATAGCGCGCTAAATGATTTCCGTGATGAGATGACACCAGAGGAAGCCTACTCCTACAGCGAACAAGTTTTGAAGAGTGAC GGCTTTGATGTTTCTGGCATCCCTGGCGTCAGTTGTTGCCACCAAATTCAACCGTGCAACATAGACTACAATTATGATATGTATAAACGGTATTCGCAGCTCGCAATAGACGAATACAATCGTCGGTtcaag GATGCCAATGCAGAGTTGGAGTTTGTTAAGGTCTTGAAGGTAATGGGTCAGGCTTCCAGGGGAATCAGGTATTATTTAACCTTCATGGCCAAGGATCTTGGCGATGGAGGTGAGATTAAGACGTATCAAGCTGTGGTATTAGATGGGCTAGACTCCAAGACAGCGAATTCCTTTAGGCTAAAGCCCCCCGAGGATGATCGAG ATTCTGGCAGTCATGGGAGACAATGGTTTTGGGAAAATCACCTTTGCAATGGTTG A
- the LOC122279428 gene encoding uncharacterized protein LOC122279428 isoform X1, with protein METDDPLTDDEMGLVELFGYDKLERELILRQNNFSLIPPQYSALNDFRDEMTPEEAYSYSEQVLKSDGFDVSGIPGVSCCHQIQPCNIDYNYDMYKRYSQLAIDEYNRRFKDANAELEFVKVLKVMGQASRGIRYYLTFMAKDLGDGGEIKTYQAVVLDGLDSKTANSFRLKPPEDDRDSGSHGRQWFWENHLCNDETRCI; from the exons ATGGAGACGGACGACCCATTGACGGACGACGAGATGGGTCTTGTGGAATTGTTTGGTTACGACAAGCTGGAAAGAGAATTAATCCTCcgccaaaataatttttctttaattccgCCGCAATATAGCGCGCTAAATGATTTCCGTGATGAGATGACACCAGAGGAAGCCTACTCCTACAGCGAACAAGTTTTGAAGAGTGAC GGCTTTGATGTTTCTGGCATCCCTGGCGTCAGTTGTTGCCACCAAATTCAACCGTGCAACATAGACTACAATTATGATATGTATAAACGGTATTCGCAGCTCGCAATAGACGAATACAATCGTCGGTtcaag GATGCCAATGCAGAGTTGGAGTTTGTTAAGGTCTTGAAGGTAATGGGTCAGGCTTCCAGGGGAATCAGGTATTATTTAACCTTCATGGCCAAGGATCTTGGCGATGGAGGTGAGATTAAGACGTATCAAGCTGTGGTATTAGATGGGCTAGACTCCAAGACAGCGAATTCCTTTAGGCTAAAGCCCCCCGAGGATGATCGAG ATTCTGGCAGTCATGGGAGACAATGGTTTTGGGAAAATCACCTTTGCAATG ATGAAACACGTTGTATTTGA